From the Hevea brasiliensis isolate MT/VB/25A 57/8 chromosome 13, ASM3005281v1, whole genome shotgun sequence genome, the window TGTGTTTATTATGATGTCActtgtattttatatatatatatatatatatatatatatatatatatatatatatatatatatattatttttattgtgcttaaattataatttgattcaaaaagTTAATGGTGTGAtacaaataatatatttttatgagATTTATAATGATAGAGGAGGAATAGGATTGATAGACTCGAAACTTTGATAGagtgtaaatttttttaaaaaaaaaagtctatTATAAACAGATTTTTAGGAGTTTTAATTGTATTTTCTTCGTTAACATGAATTTTATAATATAACTACATAAATATTGtatttattttttagtatttcatttatatattttttagaatTGTGTGCTATGTCATAACAGGTTAAGTCTTGCTTACACAATTTGAGGACTCAAAAAACCAAAATACTCATCTTCCAAGGCTTGAGGAAGATCCCAGTGGAACAAAGTGACAAAGGGCTCTATATCTGCTTATAGAACAGTGAAATTAAGCATAAGAACACCATGTATGTCAAAAATGAATggtgaataaataaaataaaataaaggaaactcAAGTCTGTCCATTTGCTAGGAGCTCATTGATGAGGTTATTACAGTATTTCACTCCTTCCTTGTTCACACCCCCACTTAGCTTGCCATCTGTGAAATTGTATATATTTAAGAAagcatatatttaattaaaaaaaaattgtatatgCGAATAAATGATTAAATAATTATCTTACTTGGTAATATTCGGGGCCATGAGATTGAGAATCTGAAGCATTCAAACCAATTTCTTTCATTATCTGAACATCTTCCTGTAATATATATAGATACAAATTAATAATAATCAGATTTaaaaatcatttttattatttttttttaatttttattaaaaataagttcATCTCCATCATACCTTGCAGCGGTGATATGAATCAACAGCCACATCCCCATTGCTTCTGTCTTTAATCTTATCTGCCATTTTCCacgttaatgaaaaattaaagtaaaatcaaataACTTGGTGAACTTCTGGATATTTAGCTTATCAGAAGCATAACTTGATTTCAAAGGAAGGGAGAGACAAGGGACCTGGATATCTATGAGTACAAGTATCCCATAAGCTTGGTCCTTTACCTCCTTCCCTTGCTGCACCTTCGTACTGAAATAATAAACACCAAGAAAATTGGAAAAAAGGAATCCTGCATTATCAGATATGACTTGTATGGAAAAAAAGACAACCAAGAATGGATCACCTGGTAGGCTGATGAAGCCGTCCCGAAAAGGAAACCAGGCGGAAAATTGGTCCGGTTAAAGGAGGCAGTGCTATAAGCTATACTGGCATGGAATGTGCCATGAAAAACTAGGATGACTAAGGGAAGGAAGAAGTGGCAATCAATTGCCTTACCTTAACTGGTTAATAATTAATAAGATCACTAGAATTTTCTAGCCTCTAGCCTTGTTTAAATAGGATCAGGAATACATACATGAGAAAAACGACAATAATTTTCTGACAAAATCATGGAACTAATCAAACCCATCATCCTGTGAAATACATATCTATAGAGTGAAATTAGCAGGCCAGGCTATCTTCCTGGAAGCATATGCATTGGTTGATCTTTTTAACTTAATTTATCAGACCAATTATTAATTATCATTTCCAACTATTTATATTGCAGATGATTGTGTAGTATTATTTTAATTAAGCATGGATCGTCGCATAGTTAATTAAAGAATAAGCATGCTGATGTGTGTAATTTAGTGGACAAAAAGAACTTTTTTGGATATCAGGAAGAGGGCATTTTATAAAGCAATATGATTCCACACCCAATTATTAATGACCAGTTAAAATACAGGCCAACTTTCTATGCCATGCCTTTTGGTCCCCTTTCTTTAAAAAATCTGCAATACAGAAAGCAGAAAGCACACAAAATAAATGCTTGTTCTTTATCAGAAAAAGAATATTATACTGGGAATGAGAAGAAGAACAGTTAAAAACAAGAAATGAATGTTTGTTTTGAGCTCTAACAAtgtacaaattcatgatattgtcTGGATTATTGATGGTGGTTCACATagtgagagagagaaaaggaCTTGGATATCTGTGCGTGTAAATATCCCATACACTTGGTCTTCTGCTACCTTTATTTGCTGCACCTTCATATGCTCTGAGATATGTGAAGATTATATCTACCTGAAGCAAAAACTAACCTGATGGAAACCTACCTACGGTCAAAAACTAAGCTGGTAAGGTGATGATGCGGTCCGAAAGAGGAAACCTGACAGGAAAGTGCTGCGATTAAGTAAACCTCTGTCATAGTTGAGTGTAGTAGCTATGCTAATAGTAACCGAGCCAAGAACTAGTAGGAGGCTTAACAAAGAAAATCTTTCAATTGCCATAGTTGATTTGCTGGCCAAGAGAGTAGTCCGCTGCCGACCTCCCTGCATATAGAGGGAGTCATGACAGAAAAACTGAAAACATGCTAGGCTCTTATTTAATTAATTCACGATTACATTTCAATTCATGATTTTCATTTTGCATGAAATGACATTTTTATTGTTGAAGTAGTGTTATATTTTAAAGATTAAGTTAGTCATTTTGTCAACTCATTTTgcagattatttattattttattttaataatataatttaatatatattttctatattttattacttttactcatattacaaaattttattaatgatacAATTTCATTGTAAgtgtcaataaataaataaataaattattttttatttttttaaaatttcattataaattatttttcattgtaAGGGATAATATTTGAATTTCTCCATTTTAATAACTTGGGCAAAGCAATTTCTTAAACATGAAAAGAAGAACGTAATTCTATTGTTCAATTTAACATATTCACATTTTAAATAAACATGATTTgtgaaatatatttttaataaagttTACAAAATAAAGATATATTTATTGACTTATTCAAGTAAACCAAAGCTAACAAATGGGATCTGTCTTACGTGATCGCCCTAAATGTTTGTCCTCTAATTAATCTTCTctttagaataatatatatatatatatatatatagagagagagagagagagagagagagagagagagagagagagagagagaggaagtgtTTATTGATGAAATTCAATAGGATTATTCAGATCGAaggtattttaaatttatttatttttaaaattttttatttattatataaatattaaaatttattcattaAATGTATTAAACTCATATAGAAAAATGTACCCTtaagaataaattaaaatcattaaaaaaatatttaatctcACAAACTTGGTCGAAGATAATTTAACTTATTTGTTGTTGGATCTTCTTTCGGACCTGCAATTTGATTGTCTCATGATTTTTGCAATCCATTCATAATGTCGTATAGTTTTTCTTTGTTGTCACCAAAGTCAATTTGACGGTGAGAATCTTAATTTGTCAGATTAAACGCCACGTTACCTTTCTTATGAGAAAGGGAGCGCGTCTATTTGTGTGCTCTAATTCTATAATCTCCTAGAGAGATTTGAAAATTTCCaagttcgatgatattaaaagCCAGCAAAGCAACAGCACGTCATAGACGAAAACTGGTTAGAAAAGGTGTTGTTGCTTTAATGGGTTTGATTTTTGACCTTTCCCCACCattaataatttacattaatTTTATGTGAAAGGCCTTTCTTGCCCATAGGCCAGTTGTGAACATGAAGCACAAGGCGAGCCATAAACCCCAACAGGTATCATATAACAATGTCAGAAATGTGGTAACAATCTCATCTCAAAGAATGATTTTGAAGAATCAAATTCATTTATATCTTAATATCCAGATCCAAATCTCACAAActgaactaaaattgcatcagaaTAATGATCCTAGGAAGCAAGAACCTCAAACGTAATACAATCAACATTCCCAAACAAAGGAAAACACTTTTTCCAAGCCTGAAGTATGAGCAAACAGAGCGAGTCACAAGATCTGAGGTCTTGCATGAGCCTTGCATTACAGGTTCTGTTCTCTAGCATCATCTCAATACCACTTAAAGAACTCCACTAATATAATGTAGGAATCACACTGCCAGCTAGAAACTCTCACCAGTCACTAAAGTAGAAAAGATCCATCCATCCATGGTTCACACAAATTCATTAAACAAGAAGTAAAACCAATCACATCATCTGTGTCTTCCATTTTATGCTCCTCTCCCACAATTAGTAGCAATAACTAGTTCAAAACTCTGTTAGATACTTACAGTTTTCCACTGATCTGTTCTCTACTAACTGACTTTCAATCCAAGCTTCTAATTAGCATTTCCTTCTGTTCCTAACTTTTCATCAACTAGCACTCCAGAACTAAGTAATTCAAGGTCATAACTCAACTGAACTACAAGATACCAAGCATTTTAAAGTTGGACAAAGAAAAATGTAAACGTGCAACCCTATCCATCAATGTAATAGTAGTGTAAGAAATGCACAAGTACATCCATCAATACAATATAAAAGGTAATGTAATTGTTAATCACAATACTCCCATCAAATCTAAGGAGCTAATTATTATACTTTAGCAGAAAATAACTTTTTACTTCATGAATTGCACAGATAACTTCAAAGAATAAGAATGCAGGATAAATTTTCTGAAAAAGAACAGGCTTACCTATCATTCATGCTCCACAACAGTTTGAACAAGGAGCAGCAGGATTACAAATGGGCTGCTACCATCCAAACCATTAGTTCCATAACAAAATTCATAGAAAACCATCAAAATAGatataattatgaaaatgaaGGAACAAATCAACTGCCTATGTATGCCATGTAAACCATATGATACACGAGATCAGTGATAATATAAAaacataatattaatataaaaaaatacagGATGCAAATCAGTACGGAAATTCCCAATGAAAATGAAAAGGAGTTAACAATGGAAAATTGCCAAAAGGATcaacaaaataataaaacaaaaaacaAACTGAAACTAAAGATTTACTAGGCCTCATTTACTATCTTGCAATTTATCCAGAAATTCAAAAAAAGAGACCCATCGTAAAAGCCAACCACAACCTCACTTGCATTCAACACCTGCCTCAGCAGCTCTACGAGGCTTGTTTTTCCGCCTGCTTCCATTATGTCGAAATCCATTAGATTTAGTTGAGTCCTCAGTAGTCGATCTGGTAGCAACACCATTTTCTTCCTTCACTGAATCAGGTTTCTCCTTTGCCTGTGAGTAGCGTTTCCTCTTCTTTCCATTTTCTGCTGCTATTGGACTTTTTGTCTCTGTGCTTGTAATGCCTGTTTTTCCATTCTCTCCATCTTCCTCCCCTATTTTTTCAACTTCTTCATCATCAATATCATCTTTCAGTGGTTTTTGTGGCCTTCCCCTTCTTTTCTGTGcaggaattttctcttcctcaccACTTCCAGGATCATCATGATTGCTGACGGTCAACTTTTTTCCCTTTCCTCTACCTCTACCCATAATTTTATAATCCCGTGAAAGAAATACTCACATGGACAAAGAATCTTTCTGCAAAACcaaagaggaagaaaagaaaataatgagTTATAAATGAAAATTCACAAGCCACAGTGTAAGCAGTAACACAAAAAGGAAAATGCCTAGCGAATTTGGGAATCTTATGACAATGAGACCCAGTGACCGCACATAATATGTCATGTCAGTAGAAACATAAACTATGAGAGAATTAGCAAATCCAGCAATAAATGATTAATGCATATTAACCAGCACATATACATTGATTTCTGTTTGGAGAGAGGGAGGGAGTGTGTGACCTTGTATTTAAAAAGGAGACATTTTACGAAAAGTGTCCAAACTATCATTCaagttattaaaaaattaatgatgGAATGCATAAATTAAGACCACATCCTCCTTCGCTCCTATGCCTCATTTTAGAAAACAGGTCTATATGAAGCAAGAATCCATTTCCTCGGTGCctcgaaagagagagagagagagagagagagagagagagagaggggggaaAAAGAACTACTTGTAAGCATTTGAAAAGTCATGTGTTGACTAAATCATCAATTTTACCCTGTTTGTTGCAAAGAGGAAACAAgaaggaataaaaaaaaaaattcaaatcagtTTTTTGATTGTCTATTCATTATGAACTCAAAAGATGAAAACCTCAGCTTTATACAGCTTAATGACTTTATAAAGATCAGTTAACTGAACGCTCTATTTCCTCAACCCAGtcagtgaattgtttggattaagaATATATACTTTCCCTTCTTCCTACATACTAAATGTTTAGGAGATAAAGAACCCTAAATCCCAATCGAGGCACTAGTAACAAGTAACAGAAACTTAAACTTTTACGCTTTAGACCAAAAACTGCGAAAATATATAAGATTACTAACAACTGCTGGAAAGGCAGCAGCTTAAATCAAAGTAAATGTAAAATTCAAGAAGCAAGGGTGCATCCTTTTAGCAACTCAAATTAGGGATCACTAATTCGAAATCGTGCAAATCAACAAATAAAAGAATCGAACCCAAAATCAAGTGTTTCCAAAACCACATAGAAGCTCTTTAAACTCATCCAAAGTAAGATCCAACAAAAGCATCGCAATTCTCAGTTTCTCAAGGATTGAGTAGAACTGAACTAACGATCAAAACAAACTCAATTAGCTTCAACTCTTAGAACCCACAACATTAGAAAAACTAAAAGCAATACAAATATTCCACAAAATACATGTTCCTATCGAAATAtgtaaataaaagaaagaaatgaaaCTAACCTGGTTTTGGGAAAAACTTATTTGCATCCTCAACAAGAGACCCATCACTTTGAATCTGTTAAGAAAGCAAACAAAACTTAAAAAAGAAAACACCAAAACCCAACTCGGTTCTTCCCCCGCTAATGAACAAAAGTAATGATTTTTGAAGGCTAAAACAATGATCTAAAGAAGGGACACTTGATACGCAGATCAAGAAACATTGAGATTCGAAGGTATTAAGAATTTACAAAAGGTAGTAGAGGCGGGGGGCCCCAAcaaaaaaatgatcaaatgaaagcCTACACACAGAGAGAGACAGAAAGGCTGAAAGATAGAAGATAGAGGGAAGAAGCAAAGGGAAACTTGAAGAGATATTTGTTGATTGGTTTTTATGTTGTGATTATACACTGTGCGGTACTGTAGTTTGGGTATCTAAGTGTTATGTGTGTAAGAAAATTGAATTCTGAGGGTACTATGGTAAGTGAGCTAAGTGTAACTGTTCAAGTGGAGATATGGGTAAAATAATCATTTtactatttataaaaaattttattattaaaataatatttgaaaatattatatttttaataaatatattaaaaacttttaatagaATAAAAGATGCACCGTAAAATTTCAATGACACCAATGTTTCTTTAGATATTTTAACTGAGATTGAATGTTAAAATTAGAATTATAACTGAATTGAAAACCCCTATGATCTGATTTCTATAAATAATTAATCTAAAATCATCAATCTTAACTGAAATCAAACCAACGGTCACCTCTAAATAAACGAAAGAGAGGTGGGCATTTAACACCATATCTGGGGGAGGTTATGATCTTATGATCTTGTGATCTTATCTACTAAACTAAATTTACCCTCTGAAatcactttaaaaaaaaaaaaaaaaaaaccctcaaaGTCATAAAATCTAGTATGTAACTGGGTCAGGCCCTTTGTGATTTACCTTGATTTGGTCCCTTACTCCTCAACTGGCATGGCATTATTGTTTAATTGTTAGAAGTTGGAAGTCATAAATCCCATTTtatgtaatttttaagatttttcactataattaaaaaattaattagataattAAGATAGAGAAATATAATAAGAAAGAGATAAATACATTAATAATGACAATAGATAAAATAAAATCCAACAAAACaaacttttttaattatttaaaaaaataaataaagtgggataaataattttttttaaaacattAATTTATATGGGAAGGAGAGAGTATTTGATTGTTCAATTATTGACAAAGTTATTGGAGTAAaagggatttaaaaaaaaaaaaaattcctaaggAAACTTGGGTTTAACCCTGAATCCAAATAGTGCAATTATAATACCAGTACAAAACTcaattaagaaattttaaagaagtTAGGTCAGGGAAAATGAATGCAGCAGTTAGTTGATTATGTACAAGTGATTGTTGAGCCAATAAATGTAGGATAAAATTGGGTATTTAATTAGCTCACCAGTTACCTAAACATCATTTAATAATGAggttcataattaaaaaaaaaagttttttttaaatatttttgaaaaattactatttttataatttaaatatattaaatttaattttaattaatatatttactataataataataataataataataataataataatatgagacATATTTATGTATTATAAAATTGCAAAACATGGAAAGCTTTTAGACCTTTTATTTTCACTTAGTTGCTGACAGAAGTCTGAATCAAAATTGCT encodes:
- the LOC110633218 gene encoding uncharacterized protein LOC110633218, which encodes MGRGRGKGKKLTVSNHDDPGSGEEEKIPAQKRRGRPQKPLKDDIDDEEVEKIGEEDGENGKTGITSTETKSPIAAENGKKRKRYSQAKEKPDSVKEENGVATRSTTEDSTKSNGFRHNGSRRKNKPRRAAEAGVECK